In Pyrus communis chromosome 15, drPyrComm1.1, whole genome shotgun sequence, the genomic stretch tttatattttttcaatcTTTGGAGATCATTGTGTGCTCATGGTTTTCTTCCATCTTTGTTGCAGTTGTGTGGGTCACGTTATCAACCTAAGAGCCCAACATTGTTCAGATAGTGTTGGTGCTATATGGTTGTTCGGGGAATGTCTCGGAAACATCAACTTCAGTAATAGATATATCCATGAATTCGATGAGAATCTTCTGGTATTACTATTTAAACTGTTTTGGTAGTTTTCGTTAATTCTGAGAAGGAAGCGTTTAAGCTACCAGAGGATCATCGTATCCATGCTGGCAGAGAGCATGCGTGGAATCTGTGCTTCGGGTAATGCCCCTGACGAGAATTGCTGCCGATACACTCGGTGTGTTGACCATATGTCTAGTTGCTCTCTTGATCCTTCTTGGTGTCTTCTGCATTATTTACTTGTTTTACTTTCGCTCTCACATTCGTAATCAGGGTTTTATTCAGCTGAATTATTTCAGTGGCCCTTGGATTATCCGAATCACTTTCATCTTGTTTGCAATCTGGTGGGGTTTTGGTGAAGTTGCCCGTTTAAGTCTGTTGAGACGTGAGGGGAGAGTGTTGAACGCCCTTAACTTTAAATGGCAGGAGAATCTTTGCAAGTGTTACATTGTCTCAAACCTTGGGTTTGCGGAACCATGCCTATTCCTGACCCTTGTGTTCCTACTTCGTGCGCCTTTGCAGACAATGGAGTCAGGAATTCTAAGCCGAAAGTGGAATGGGAAAACAGCTGGTtacattcttttcttttgcctCCCATTGGTTGCTCTTCAGCTCTTCGTTATTTTAATTGGACCCGAACTCCACAAGAAAGACAGTTTACATAAATTGCCTTACTACTTCACAAGTACAGTGAACAAGACTGATCATGTTGCCCTCTGCACTTACCCTTTGCTGAGTACCATCCTGCTTGGGATTTTTGCCATCATTCTAACTGCCTACTTGTTTTGGCTTGGAAGGCGGATTTTAAAATTGGTCATCAACAAGGGTCTGCAGAAGAGAGTTTATACATTGATATTCTCGGTTTCAAGTTTCCTTCCGTTAAGAGTTACTTTGCTTGGTTTCTCTGTTTTATCTAAACCAGAGCACGTTCAGTTTGAAACTCTTGCTTTCTTGGCGTTTCTTGCACTTTTATGTTGTGCTGGGGTGTGTATATGCATGCTTGTTTACTGCCCAGTTGCGGATTCTTTAGCCCTGGGGAGTTTACAGGACTTGGAGAGTAGGAGAGTTAATGATGATCAGAATGACACCACTTCTCTTATTGCCAACCAGAGTCATATGGAGGAGAGTTCTGGAATCAGCCCTTGTAGAAACTCCGATGTATCAGCCAAGCGTGGATCAATTTCTTTTCGTACTATGGAAAAAGAGGAGGGTTCTTCTAGGGTACCCTTCGTGGAACTGAGCCTCTTCTCTCCTAGTCGAGATGCATCAC encodes the following:
- the LOC137717405 gene encoding uncharacterized protein, encoding MPLTRIAADTLGVLTICLVALLILLGVFCIIYLFYFRSHIRNQGFIQLNYFSGPWIIRITFILFAIWWGFGEVARLSLLRREGRVLNALNFKWQENLCKCYIVSNLGFAEPCLFLTLVFLLRAPLQTMESGILSRKWNGKTAGYILFFCLPLVALQLFVILIGPELHKKDSLHKLPYYFTSTVNKTDHVALCTYPLLSTILLGIFAIILTAYLFWLGRRILKLVINKGLQKRVYTLIFSVSSFLPLRVTLLGFSVLSKPEHVQFETLAFLAFLALLCCAGVCICMLVYCPVADSLALGSLQDLESRRVNDDQNDTTSLIANQSHMEESSGISPCRNSDVSAKRGSISFRTMEKEEGSSRVPFVELSLFSPSRDASPPDSPPLLGWPMRPHPSSQSPVVQVHQTTAR